The Salinigranum halophilum genomic sequence TTTTGATAATGTCTGATATGCCCCCACTTGTGAGGGGATCACCCTTCACATAGGTGGACCCGTCCTGAGTCTTCCCGAACAGTGCCGCGTTGGGGTCTTCCGGTGAGGGGTGAACGTCTAGCCAATTGGCGACGTAGTGCTTCGCCCATATCAGGGGCCGGCCACCGTTCGCGCCTTTGAGGCCGACGGCTTCGCCATTCAGTTTGAAGTACCCGCCGTGTTTGTCGATGTGAATGTCTCCGACTTTCAGGCTCTGGAGCGCACACACCCGCTGACCGGTCGCAAGTAACATAGCGAGAATGGCCTTATTTCGGGGGTCCTTCGCGTGTTCAAGAATGTGGTTGGCCTCCGCTGGGGTGAAAACGTCGTCCGGCGTGACCTTGGTGGGCTTCGGCTTACCGATTTCGATATCTTCCCACCATTCGGCACCTTGCATCTCGAATAGTCGGCGGGAGGCCGAACGCATCGACCGGCGGTAAGAATGGCTAATCCCGTCGCGCTTGAGTTCAAGGATAGTATTGTTAAACTCGTGAATGCTCTCGTATTCGGTAAGGGGGGTGTCGGTCGCTTCCCCGAGTTTCCGAAGTGAGTTCACGTATAGGTACAGCGAGTTGGGGGAGTAATCCCCGCGAGAATGACCGGTCGCTTCCATCTGATTAATCACCCGGATAATCGCCTCGCGGTCTTCTTTCGCTATCACGTCGTTCGTTTTAAGACGGTCTAATGCGTTGTGGTACCGTGAAACTGCATTATTGGGGTCGTCTACACTGTTGCGTCTAACGCTCGGCGTGCTTTCGGCCATGCCACTTTGTTAGATGCGGCAAGCTGTGTTTAATCTTGACATTCTTCGGATTATCACAGTGATAACTATGCGACACCCTCTCCACCCGCTGGTATGCGCAGTTCACTGGTGGCCACCGAGACGCCGGCACCACCGACGCACGTGACGTACGTCCCGAAGGTCTGTGCGTATCTCACCCGTCGGAGTGGGGCACAACTCCTCGTCTTCCGCGGGCCGGGCCACGACGGGTTGCAGGTCCCCAAAGGCACCGTCGAGACGAACGAGTCGCTCGACGCGGCCCTCTGTCGCGAAGTCGCCGAAGAGAGTGGGCTCCGCGTCGACACCGCCCGCCGCGTCGCCTCCGACGTCTGGACGCGCCGTGTCGGCCCGCTCACCAAGTACGTTCGCCACTTCTACCACGCCGACATCGACGAGTCGCGCGACCGGTGGAACCACGTGGTCACCGGCCACGGCGAGGAGTGCGGCGAGACGTTCGAGTACTTCTGGGTCGACCTGCCGACCACCGAACCGTTCGCGCTGTCGCTCGACGACTACCTCCCGACGGTCTCCGACGCGGTGGACCCGTAGCGCCCCGCTCGCCAGCGTGCACGTTCTGCACGGCGTGAATATCGCTGTCGACCTGAGTGTTAATTTCACGCGTTATTCGTGTTCACTGCAGGAATTGACGGGGCGTGTGTACTCGTCCAGTACCCTCTCGGCAGCTACTGGTTTCGCGCCGAGTTACTACTTCATTCCGTACTTGTATTATACTGGAAATTAGAGGCTCGGGACGGTCTCGGCTCAGCGGCTGCGAACGCTGAGAAGGTATTTACTATCATCGAGTCATTGTACGTTCGACCCCACGGGGGAGGAAGACTCCGGCGGGAGATGGGTGTGGTCCGTCGTCTCCTGACCGGGCGCGCCTCGGCGCGACGCGGGTCTCTCGTTCTCGTGTAAGGGGGGAGGAAACCATGACACAGACATCCGTCACGACACACACGCAAACACACTCGACCGGTACGCTCTCGACTGATGCGGGAGCGCCGGCCGCGCTCTCGAAGGACACGCTGTTCGAGATTCTGAAGAACCAGCGCCGCCGCGACGCGCTGTTGTACCTCAAGACGAACGACGGCGTCGCGACGCTCAGCGACATGGCCGAGTTCATCGCGGCGAAAGAGAACGGTATCGACATCGGCGCGCTCTCGTCGAGCCAGCGCAAGCGGGTGTACATCGGCCTCTACCAGTGTCACCTCCCGAAGATGGCCGGCGCGGGCATCGTCGACTTCGACAAGAACCGCGGCGACATCGCGCTCCGCCCGGCGGCCGAGCAGCTCGACGTCTACCTCGCGGACGACGTGACCGCCGGTGCCGACACCGCGACTTCCACCACCCGCAACCTGGCTATCGCGGGTGGCCTCGGCGCCGCCGTGGTCGCATCACTCCTCGGCGTCCCCGGCTTCGCGCTCGTCCCCGACGCCGCCTGGGCCCTCCTCAGCACCGGCGCGCTCGTCACGCTCACCGCGCTCGAAGCCCGTCGCTGAGGACGGGGGCTGCGGGCCTCGACACTTCTAAGACAATTCACGACACTCACACGAACGATGGTGTTCGGCGACCCTGGTGAGACGCTCGACCTCGGGGGGGAGGGCGGGGCGGACGCAGCGGCGGTCCTCGACGCGCTTGGTGACGCGGTCTCGCGGGAGATCCTCACCGCCGCGGCGGGCACGCCCGTCACCGTCGAGGACCTCGCGATGGTGTGTGACGTCTCCGAATCGACGGTGTACCGCCGGCTCGACCGGCTGAACACCCTCGGGCTCGTCGAACGGTGTAACCCGCTCGTCTCGGAGACGAAGGGCGCGTACCGGACGACGATGCGCGGGCTCTACGTCGCCGTCGACGACTCCGGTATCGCCGTCGAAGCCGACGAGTTGACCACGGACGCGCTCGCGGCGGCCATGCGGCTCGTCATCGACGCGGTGGACGTCCGCCGACTCAGCTACGACCGTGACGATCGGACGGTGGACCTCACGCTCTCGCTCGCCGACGGCGACTTCGAGACGTTCCTCAAACTGTACGCGGACAACGCCTGACGCGCCCGCCCGGTCTACTTGTCGCGTGTGACGACCTCGCCCGGCCCCACCGTCGCGCCTTCGGAGAGGACGACCCCGGCGTTCAGCGACGCGTTGATTCCTGTCTTGACGCCGTCGCCGATGACGACGCCCAGCTTCCGCCGTCCCGTCGAGACGCGCTCGCCCTTCACGGTGAGCTTCACGTCCGCCCCGTCGTGTCTGAGGTTCGCCACTTTCGTCCCGGCACCGAAGTTGACGTCGCGCCCGAGTACCGAGTCGCCCACGTACGAGAGGTGACCGACTGTCGCACCCTCCATGAGAATCGAGTTCTTCACCTCGACGCCGTGGCCCACCTTGCCCCCCTCTCCGACGACGGTCGCCCCCCTGACGTAGGCGTTCGGACCGACGGTCGCGCCCGCCCGGACGAGCGCCGGTCCCTCGACGACGACGCCCGACCGGACCGTCGCCCCCTCCTCGACGACGACCGGTCCCTCGAGGATGGCGTCCTCGTGGACCTCACCTTCGACGCGCCCGTCGAGGTCGCCCAGTTTCCACTCGGTCGCCGCGAGCAACTCCCACGGTCGGCCGACGTCGAGCCACCGCTCGAAGGTGACGGCGCTGACCGCGAACTCGCTGCAGGTCCGCTCTAAGACGTCCGTGAGTTCGAGTTCACCCCGTTCGGACTCCCCCACCTCGAGCCACGACTGGGCCTCGGCCGGGAAGTGGTACGCGCCGGTGTTGATGCGGTTCGACGGTGGCTCGGCGGGCTTTTCGATGACACCCGTCACGCGGACCGCGTCCGCCTCCTCGCTCCCGTCGGTGATGAGCACGCCGTACGACGAGGGATTTTCGACCCGATAGGAGCCGACGGCGGGCCCCGACTCGTACAGCCGCCGCAGCGAGGGCGTGTCGTAGAGCGCGTCGCCGTTGAGTACGACGAACGGGCCGTCCGCGAGCGCCTCCGACGCGACGCGGACGGCGTCTGCGGTCCCGCGCTGTTCTGCCTGCACGACGAACGTCACGGGGACGTCTCGATACGTCTCGCCGAAGTACGACCGGACGTCGTCGGCCTCGTATCCGACGACGACCACGAGGTGCGAAGCGCCGGCGTCGACGGCGGTGTCGACGGTGTGGGCGACCAGTGGGCGGTCGCCGACGGGGAGCATCGGTTTCGGCCGCGAGGCGGTCAGCGGTCGCATCCGTGTTCCCTGCCCGGCGGCGAGTACGACTGTCTGCATACATCGACCGAGTGTCGAGAGAGGTAATCAGTGTGGGGGCAACCCCCGCCGCTTGCGGGCGGACACCGTGTCGGCCGACCGCGCGGTGTCACGGGCGGGGCTGGCGGCCGAGCGTCGCGTTCGAGAACGAGTGTGTAGTGTGTCGTCGTGCGGTGAGGGTCGCCTCAGACGACTGCGCCGAGGGCGACGGCCAGGGCGCGGTCGTACGACTCGTGTTCGATGAGCGCCCACGCCTGGCTCGCCGTCGCCGACGAGATGCTGCGGGACGCTTGCAGACCGGCCACGATGGAGGGAACCTCCGTCGCGTACCACGCCTGTGAGCGGTCGAGTGGTGCTTCGAGGGCGCTCACGGTGCGCCTCCGGCCGTCGTGGTCGTCGTCGTGGTTGCGGGTCTGTGTGTCACGTCACTCGTAGGTGAGCGGGGAGAATAGTTACGACCCTGATAAACATCCAGTATTTCAGATTCGAGTGAATTAACGACGGAGAAACGACACACACGACGGGGCCGCAGTGGCCCGGTCTCCGTCCGGCCGCTGACAGCGACCCGACACGCATACGTGGGGTGGTCGCGTAGTTCACCGCGAGATGTACCACATCGTGATGGCAGTCGACAAGAGCGAAGAGCGCGCCGTCGCCGAAGCCGACGCCGTCCTCGGGCTGCCGCGTGACCCGAGCGACGTCCACGTGACCATCCTGCACGACTTCACCAACAACCCATCGGGGGCCTCCGTGACGCAGGTGTCGTCCGTCCGACGAGCACAGGACAAACTCGAGGAGGCCGGGGTCGAGGTCGACCTCACCGAGTCCAGCGGCGACCCCGCCGAGGCCATCATCTCGGCGGCCGACGAGGTCGACGCCGACATGATCGTTCTCGCCGCGCGCAAGCGGACCCCGACGGGGAAGGTCCTCTTCGGGAGCGTCACCCAGACGGTGCTTCTCGGCACCGACCGGCCGGTCCTCGTCTGTGGCGAGGGCAAAAAGTAGTCGACCGGCCCCGCTCTCCGACGCCCGTGTCCGACCCGAGAGCACTCCACCCGCGGTGGGCCACGGTTTTCCCGTCCCGCGCCGAACCCCACGCTATGCGACTCGGTGTCATCTCGGACACGCACGACAACGTCGAGGCGATCGAACGCGCCGTCGCGGTCTTCGAACGGGAGGGCTGTGACACGCTCGTCCACTGCGGCGACTTCATCGCGCCGCCGGTCTTGCCGTTCTTCGAGGGGTTCGAGGTCCACGGCGTCCTCGGGAACAACGACGGCGAACTCGACGGACTCGAAGCCGGATTCCGCGCACTGGGGAACGGGAGCGAACTCCACGGCCGCCGTGCGGCCCTCGAGTTCGACGGGGTCTCGGTGGGCGTCCTCCACGGGGAGTCGCGCGACGACGTGGACGACCTCGCCGCCTCGGGGCGGTACGACCTCGTCTGCTACGGCCACCACCACGAGCGCGACGAACGGGCGGTCGAGGGGTGCACCGTTCTCAACCCCGGCGCGCACTTTCCGACCGTGCCCGACGAACACCGGACGGTCGCGACCTACGACACCGATTCGGGTGACGTGACGTTCTACGACCTTCCCCGGTGAGCGTCGGCGAGACCCCCGTGCTCGCCGCTCGTATCGGACCCACTATCGTATTAACTATCCAATACTTATATGCTGGGCGAAACGACTTATCGTGATAACTATGCAACAGTACCGGACCGACCGGTCACCCCTCGTCGAACTCCTCGACGAACTCCGCTCGTTCGAGGGGCAGTCGCTCCTGTTCGCGACGGTGTTCGTGCTGGTGGGCGTCGGCCTCCCGCTCCTGTACGCGGACCAACCGCTTCACATCGACGAGACGATCTTCATCGTCATCGGGCAGGCACTCGCCGAGGGGGCCGAACTCTACACCGGCGTGATCGACCACAAACCGCCCGGCGTGTTCTACGTCGCGTCGGCCATCTCGGCACTCGGGTTCGAGACGTATCTGGCGTTTCGTGCGGTGACGGCACTCGTCGTCGTCGTGACGGGGCTGTTGGTCTTCCGTCTGGGGACGATGCTGTACGACGAGCCGACCGGGATGGTCGCGAGCGTTCTCTTCCTCGTCGCGACGTATCTGCCGCACTTCGACGGCTTCTTCTTCCTGACCGAACCGTACGCGGTCTGTTGCACCGTCGTCGCGGCCACGCTGTTTCTCACCGCAGAGCGCGTCCGGTCCCACGTCGGCGTGGGCGTCACCCTCGGCATCGGCGTCCTGTTCAATCAGATCGTCTTCCTCTTCGGCGCGGCCATCCTCGCGTTCGCGACGCTCCGCCTCTGGCTGCTGACAGACCGGTCCCGTGTCGAGTTCGCCCGCACGGGGTCACACGTCGTCGCCATCGGGGTCGGCTTCCTCGCCGTCGTCGGGGCCGCGATGGTCTCCTTCGCGAGCACCGGCGCGCTCGCCGAGTTCCTGACCTACGCGTTCGTCGTTCCGCTCACGCGATACGATCCGCCGTTCCTCGTCACGGGACACGTGTACATGGCGCTCTCGCTCCTCCCGGTCTGGCTGGTCGCGGTCGGCATGGTCGTGCGGACGCTCGTCCGCCTCCGCGCGCGACGCGTCGACGAGGCGACGCTCTTCGTCGCACTCTGGGCGGCGTTCATCGCGTACCCGGGCCTCACCCAGTACGGCGGCGACCACAAGATGCTCTTTACGTTCCCCGCGGTCGCGCTCCTGACTGCCGTGGCGCTGCGGCTCGGCTGGCGTTCCGCGGCGGTTCGGTCGCGGGTCGGCTCGCTGGTCGCTCGCGCTCGTGGCCGGCCGGACGTCTCGGTCTCCGTCCGGACGCTCGTCACCGTGCTTCTCGTCGGCGGCCTGGTCGTCTCGGCGGTCGGCTTCAACGTGGTGTACGGCGCGCACCTCGTCGACGACAACATCGCCGAGCAGCGAGCAGCGGTCCAACAGATCGACCAGTACGTCGAGGGCCCCGTCTACGCGTTTCCCTTCTTCTGGCAGGTGGTGTACTTCGCGGACGACGTCTCCCTCCCGAACACGTACGTCGGCGGTGTCTACACCGACGGCCTCGCCCGGACCGTCGTCGACCACCTGGACGAGGAACGTGTCGCGTACGTCGTCGTCCCTGCGGGCCACGTCACCGACTCGGGAGACGTTCGGGGCAATCGGTTCTTCCGCGACACGGACACGCAGGTCGCCACCTACATCGAGACGCACTACGAGCCCGTCACGGAGACTGACGAGTACGTGGTCTACCGGCGACAGGGCGACGGGGCGTGAGGTCGGAGCCGTCGGTGCCGTCGGTGTCGTGCGAATCAGACCGCGAGAAAGCCCGACTCGGTGACGACGGTGTCGACGAGTTCCAGCGGCGTGGCGTCGTACGCGGGGTTCTCGACGGTGAACCCCTCCGCTGGCTCGGCGAGTACCTCGCTCGGCGAGCGCTGGTCGTTCTCGAAGGCGAACCCCTCGTCGACGATCTTTCTGCTGGCGGCGACGACCGTCACGGGGCGGTCGAGGACGGACGCGACCGCACAGAGCGGGAACGTCCCGATTCGGTTGTAGTACGTCTCCTCGACGATGCAGTTCATCCCGAGGAGGACGCGGTCGGCCTCCCGGGCGAAGTGCCCCGCCGCGCTGTCGGTGACGAGGTGTGGGTCGACGCCGTCCCAGGTGGCGAGTTCGCGGACGGTCAGCCGACCGATGTATCGTGGCCGGGTCTCGGTGACGTAGACGGTGAACTCCTTGCCGCTGTCGATGCCGCGTCGCAGGGTCTCCATCACCGTCGTCGAGTTCTCGTGGGTGAGGATGGTCTCGCCGTCTTCGAGGCGCTCGGCGGCGTTCGCCGCGGCCTCGTGCTTCGAGCGCTCGATGGTGTCGACCTCGCGGTCGATGGTCTCGCGGAGGAGTTGCTTGGCCTCCGCGACCGTGTCGCCCTTCCCGACCACGTCTCTGATGGTCTCTTGCATCGCCGTGTGCAACAGCGCGTGCGAGAGGTTCGACCGGCGGAGCGCCCCCGCGTTCCGTTCGAGGTCGCGCTCGAACTCCTCGATGCCGACGTACTCCCGGTCGAGGAGTTCCTCCAGGGCCAGCGTCGCGTCCACGGCCACCGTCGACTCGCTGTGGGTCCGCATCTCGCGGATGCGCGCGATGGTCTCGTCAATCATGGGCAAACGGGGGGCCCCCGGGTGCAAAGAGGTTCCGTCGACTGACTATCTCGCCGACTTTCCCGGGGACCGTTCCGACCGGCTCCCCCCGTCAATACAAAAGGGTCATGATATGACAAGCAGTCGTATTAGGCCGTTTCCGTCGCTACTCGCGCGTGAAACGATGGACTGCGACGACGCCGGGCGTATCGCGCGACGCGTCGCCGGCCACCCGTACCGCCGTCTCCTCCTGTCGGTGCTCGACAGCCAGACCGCGCCGGTGTCCCTGCGCGAACTCTCGCGAACCGTCCTGGCGCGCGACCGGACCGGTGTCACTCCCCCCTCGAGCACTGACACCACGCTGCCCGCCGACGCCGAGCCGAGCACCGTCGAGACGATGGCCGCACAGCTCCACCACGTCCACCTCCCACGGCTCACCGCGGCCGGACTCGTCGAGTACGACGCGGCCGCGGGCGTCGTCACCGACTGGTGTCACCCGGCGGTCGGCGACCGCTGGGTCACCGCCCCGCCCATCGACCGGCTGGCACAGCGCATCGCCGACGCGCGCTCGGGGTCGTTGCGCGCCGACTGACTCGGCGCTCGACGGCGCACACCCGGCTGACTCCCGTCCGGTGGCGAGTCCGCACACGCCAGGCGAGCGGGAAGGGCTTTGTCCCCCCGTGCGTGTACCATCGGTATGACGGAGAGTCCGCTCAAACAACGGTTCGTCCTCGACACCTCGCTGTTCCTCTCCGACGAGATTCGTCGCGACGGCGAAGACCTCGATTCGGCTCTCTCGCGGCTGCTCGACAGTGTCGCGACCGCGAAGCTCCGCCACAACATCTCCTGTTACACGCCGCCCTCGGTCGCCGACGAGCTGGCGGCGATGCTCGCCTCGCGCGACGTCTCCGAGGCGACGCGCGCGAAGCTGAACACGTGGGTCATCAGAAAGAGCCCCGCCCGCCTCGAACTCGTCGTCCCCGCCGAACTCGTCTACCGGTTCGTCGACGAACTCGAAGACCGGGTCGACCGCGGGCTCCGGGTCTCGGAGAAAGCCGTCCGTCGGGCCGAACAGTCTGCGGGCGACGCCGCCGACGAGGGGGGACGAACCGCGGTCGACCGCGTCATCTCCGACCTCCGCGACGAGTACCGCACCACCCTCCGACAGGGCGTCATCGACTCCCGGGAGGACTTCGACCTCCTCCTCCTCGCGCGGGAACTCGACGCCGGCGTCGTCACCGAGGACACGGGTATCATCTCGTGGGCCGACGACTTCGGTCTCCGCTACCTCCGGGGTCGAGAGTTCCCCGCGCTCCTCGACGAGTACATCCGCGCCGGCGAGGAGCGATGACCCGCTCTCAGAGTTCCCCTCGCGAGACGTGACACACACTGTCCTTGATATATCAAGGGAAGCGGTTAGCTCGTGCGCGTCCGTACTGTGCGCTCGAGGCATCACCATGGCAGACGATCACGTCAGGCGGGCGGCGGCGGACGTCCTCCGGAACCCCCACCGCCGATACATCCTCGCGCACCTCAACGGGCAGCAGAAGCCACTCACTGTCCGTCGATTGGCGGAGGCCATCGTCGAGTGGGAGCGCGCATCCACGGCGGACACGGATACGACGCCTGACGGGCAGAGCGTCGACGAGGTGATGGTCCGCCTCCACCACGAACACCTCCCGTATCTGGCCCAGCAAGGGGTCCTCTCGTACGACTGGCGACACCGGGAGATCGCCGACTGGCGGCACCCGAACCTCGGCGAGGAGTGGGTGTCGTCGTTCCCGGTCGAACGACTGTACGAAGTCGTCGAGTAGCCAGCCCACGACCGTGGCTGTCAGCCACGACCCGACCGTGTACACGGCCCCATGACGAACCCTGACGACGACCCGAGCGACGGACAGACCGCCGCCGAGACGCATCGGTACGACCGCGACACGGCGGAGCCGTGCAGTCACGTCGTCGTGAACGCGGTGGCGGACGCGCTGGAGCTGTCGCCACTCGACCTCGAACCACTGTATCACCACGTCGACCCGGAGGCACTGGACGCACTCGTCGACCGGTCGCTCGGGGCGAGCGTCGCCGAGAACACTCTCGTCGGGTTCGACTTCGCCGACTGCCGCGTCGAGGTGAGTCCTGTCGACGTCCGGGTCGTCACCGACGAGGGCGTGTCGTCGGAGTAGCACCACACGACCGCCGGGGCCGCGAGAGATACGCTCATAATCCGGGGTGTCGTATCGAGGGTACGCCCGACACGATGACGACACAGACGCTCGCCCCGTTCCGGACCTCAGCCCACGATGGACTCACACGATAGTAGCAACACCGGGCCGACAGACGGTCCCGACGACCACGTCCACTCGGTCCGGCTCGAGGCGGGTGACCCCGTCGCGATGAGCATCGTCTACGCCGTCGCGAACGCGCTCGGACGCCAGCCACTCGACCTCGAACCGCTCTCGACGCAGGTCGACCCCGAGGCGCTCGAGACGCTCCTCGGCGGGCCCGTCGGGGAGCGCGACGGCCTCAGCGTCTCCTTCTCGTTCGCGGGCTGTGCCGTCGTCGTCACGCCGACGCGAATCGCTGTCGACCCCGGCGAGTGACCGGAAGAACCGCGGACACGGTGGTGTTCACCCCTCGTACTCGACGTAGCTCGAACACCACGCCTCCGGCTCGATCTTCCCCTCGACGACGGCACAGGCTCCGAGGCCGTCGTCGTTCTTGTCGGGGATGTAGAACCGACAGCTCGTACACTGCTGGCCGTCTTTCGGTTCCGACTGGTACAGCACGGCCTCCTTCGTCGCGACGCTGTCGGGGCTGCGCTCGGTGCCGTCCTTTGCTGCCGCCGTGACGTACTCGTCGGGGACCGGTCCGAGCCCCTGGTCAGACTGCTCCTGGTCTCCGCCCCCGCTCCCGTCTTCGGTGCTGTCACCGTCTCCACCGCCGTTTTCCCCGCCCCCGTCGCTGCCGCCACCGGCTCCGCCGCCGTTCCCACTGTCACCACTCCCGCCGCCGCCCGAACACCCGGCGACACCGACGACCGCTGCCGTTCCGGCGAGCTGGAGGAACCGACGTCTCGAATCTGGTGCTTGACGTGCCATACCAAAAGCCACGGCCGGAGTCGACATGCCCCCCACGCTGGTTCCTCGCTGGCGGGAACCACCCAAGCAGGTAAGTACGAGTG encodes the following:
- a CDS encoding HalOD1 output domain-containing protein — protein: MDSHDSSNTGPTDGPDDHVHSVRLEAGDPVAMSIVYAVANALGRQPLDLEPLSTQVDPEALETLLGGPVGERDGLSVSFSFAGCAVVVTPTRIAVDPGE
- the glmU gene encoding bifunctional sugar-1-phosphate nucleotidylyltransferase/acetyltransferase; translated protein: MQTVVLAAGQGTRMRPLTASRPKPMLPVGDRPLVAHTVDTAVDAGASHLVVVVGYEADDVRSYFGETYRDVPVTFVVQAEQRGTADAVRVASEALADGPFVVLNGDALYDTPSLRRLYESGPAVGSYRVENPSSYGVLITDGSEEADAVRVTGVIEKPAEPPSNRINTGAYHFPAEAQSWLEVGESERGELELTDVLERTCSEFAVSAVTFERWLDVGRPWELLAATEWKLGDLDGRVEGEVHEDAILEGPVVVEEGATVRSGVVVEGPALVRAGATVGPNAYVRGATVVGEGGKVGHGVEVKNSILMEGATVGHLSYVGDSVLGRDVNFGAGTKVANLRHDGADVKLTVKGERVSTGRRKLGVVIGDGVKTGINASLNAGVVLSEGATVGPGEVVTRDK
- a CDS encoding DUF7344 domain-containing protein, which codes for MDCDDAGRIARRVAGHPYRRLLLSVLDSQTAPVSLRELSRTVLARDRTGVTPPSSTDTTLPADAEPSTVETMAAQLHHVHLPRLTAAGLVEYDAAAGVVTDWCHPAVGDRWVTAPPIDRLAQRIADARSGSLRAD
- a CDS encoding NUDIX hydrolase; the encoded protein is MRSSLVATETPAPPTHVTYVPKVCAYLTRRSGAQLLVFRGPGHDGLQVPKGTVETNESLDAALCREVAEESGLRVDTARRVASDVWTRRVGPLTKYVRHFYHADIDESRDRWNHVVTGHGEECGETFEYFWVDLPTTEPFALSLDDYLPTVSDAVDP
- a CDS encoding metallophosphoesterase: MRLGVISDTHDNVEAIERAVAVFEREGCDTLVHCGDFIAPPVLPFFEGFEVHGVLGNNDGELDGLEAGFRALGNGSELHGRRAALEFDGVSVGVLHGESRDDVDDLAASGRYDLVCYGHHHERDERAVEGCTVLNPGAHFPTVPDEHRTVATYDTDSGDVTFYDLPR
- a CDS encoding DUF7344 domain-containing protein produces the protein MADDHVRRAAADVLRNPHRRYILAHLNGQQKPLTVRRLAEAIVEWERASTADTDTTPDGQSVDEVMVRLHHEHLPYLAQQGVLSYDWRHREIADWRHPNLGEEWVSSFPVERLYEVVE
- a CDS encoding DUF7344 domain-containing protein, translated to MTQTSVTTHTQTHSTGTLSTDAGAPAALSKDTLFEILKNQRRRDALLYLKTNDGVATLSDMAEFIAAKENGIDIGALSSSQRKRVYIGLYQCHLPKMAGAGIVDFDKNRGDIALRPAAEQLDVYLADDVTAGADTATSTTRNLAIAGGLGAAVVASLLGVPGFALVPDAAWALLSTGALVTLTALEARR
- a CDS encoding RNA ligase partner protein, encoding MTESPLKQRFVLDTSLFLSDEIRRDGEDLDSALSRLLDSVATAKLRHNISCYTPPSVADELAAMLASRDVSEATRAKLNTWVIRKSPARLELVVPAELVYRFVDELEDRVDRGLRVSEKAVRRAEQSAGDAADEGGRTAVDRVISDLRDEYRTTLRQGVIDSREDFDLLLLARELDAGVVTEDTGIISWADDFGLRYLRGREFPALLDEYIRAGEER
- a CDS encoding universal stress protein; the encoded protein is MYHIVMAVDKSEERAVAEADAVLGLPRDPSDVHVTILHDFTNNPSGASVTQVSSVRRAQDKLEEAGVEVDLTESSGDPAEAIISAADEVDADMIVLAARKRTPTGKVLFGSVTQTVLLGTDRPVLVCGEGKK
- a CDS encoding tyrosine-type recombinase/integrase — encoded protein: MAESTPSVRRNSVDDPNNAVSRYHNALDRLKTNDVIAKEDREAIIRVINQMEATGHSRGDYSPNSLYLYVNSLRKLGEATDTPLTEYESIHEFNNTILELKRDGISHSYRRSMRSASRRLFEMQGAEWWEDIEIGKPKPTKVTPDDVFTPAEANHILEHAKDPRNKAILAMLLATGQRVCALQSLKVGDIHIDKHGGYFKLNGEAVGLKGANGGRPLIWAKHYVANWLDVHPSPEDPNAALFGKTQDGSTYVKGDPLTSGGISDIIKKTCKAADVPERKRFAHNFRHTAITRMVRDDVNEQRIKFLVGWKKDSSMFEVYSKVTDTDHIRDINRQYGADVENDGVGVGITFEECPNPSCGASLAEWVDPVACPRCGGRLSQRGADAEKRAEEGNHEAETSGAGGRGERRTLGRSR
- a CDS encoding winged helix-turn-helix domain-containing protein, whose protein sequence is MVFGDPGETLDLGGEGGADAAAVLDALGDAVSREILTAAAGTPVTVEDLAMVCDVSESTVYRRLDRLNTLGLVERCNPLVSETKGAYRTTMRGLYVAVDDSGIAVEADELTTDALAAAMRLVIDAVDVRRLSYDRDDRTVDLTLSLADGDFETFLKLYADNA
- a CDS encoding high-potential iron-sulfur protein — its product is MARQAPDSRRRFLQLAGTAAVVGVAGCSGGGGSGDSGNGGGAGGGSDGGGENGGGDGDSTEDGSGGGDQEQSDQGLGPVPDEYVTAAAKDGTERSPDSVATKEAVLYQSEPKDGQQCTSCRFYIPDKNDDGLGACAVVEGKIEPEAWCSSYVEYEG
- a CDS encoding HalOD1 output domain-containing protein — encoded protein: MTNPDDDPSDGQTAAETHRYDRDTAEPCSHVVVNAVADALELSPLDLEPLYHHVDPEALDALVDRSLGASVAENTLVGFDFADCRVEVSPVDVRVVTDEGVSSE
- a CDS encoding ArnT family glycosyltransferase; translated protein: MQQYRTDRSPLVELLDELRSFEGQSLLFATVFVLVGVGLPLLYADQPLHIDETIFIVIGQALAEGAELYTGVIDHKPPGVFYVASAISALGFETYLAFRAVTALVVVVTGLLVFRLGTMLYDEPTGMVASVLFLVATYLPHFDGFFFLTEPYAVCCTVVAATLFLTAERVRSHVGVGVTLGIGVLFNQIVFLFGAAILAFATLRLWLLTDRSRVEFARTGSHVVAIGVGFLAVVGAAMVSFASTGALAEFLTYAFVVPLTRYDPPFLVTGHVYMALSLLPVWLVAVGMVVRTLVRLRARRVDEATLFVALWAAFIAYPGLTQYGGDHKMLFTFPAVALLTAVALRLGWRSAAVRSRVGSLVARARGRPDVSVSVRTLVTVLLVGGLVVSAVGFNVVYGAHLVDDNIAEQRAAVQQIDQYVEGPVYAFPFFWQVVYFADDVSLPNTYVGGVYTDGLARTVVDHLDEERVAYVVVPAGHVTDSGDVRGNRFFRDTDTQVATYIETHYEPVTETDEYVVYRRQGDGA
- a CDS encoding translation initiation factor eIF-2B, whose translation is MIDETIARIREMRTHSESTVAVDATLALEELLDREYVGIEEFERDLERNAGALRRSNLSHALLHTAMQETIRDVVGKGDTVAEAKQLLRETIDREVDTIERSKHEAAANAAERLEDGETILTHENSTTVMETLRRGIDSGKEFTVYVTETRPRYIGRLTVRELATWDGVDPHLVTDSAAGHFAREADRVLLGMNCIVEETYYNRIGTFPLCAVASVLDRPVTVVAASRKIVDEGFAFENDQRSPSEVLAEPAEGFTVENPAYDATPLELVDTVVTESGFLAV